In Rutidosis leptorrhynchoides isolate AG116_Rl617_1_P2 chromosome 2, CSIRO_AGI_Rlap_v1, whole genome shotgun sequence, one genomic interval encodes:
- the LOC139891615 gene encoding probable inactive receptor kinase At4g23740, with product MEIFKFFLMGLLWFGANALVLEDDKRALLDFMYNFPHSRSLNWDSNTVVCNLWTGVTCSEDGSRVIGLRLPGVGFHGHIPANTISRLSALQILSLRSNGISGPFPDDFYNLKNLSLLYLQFNEFTGPLPLDFTVWNNFTIVNLSNNKFNGSIPSSISNLTHLSALNLANNLLIGQIPDLGIHSLQVLNLSNNHLSGVVPKSLHKFPKSVFIGNNVSIMYSSDEVPIVMPTHKPNPSSKNSAKLSEKALLGIIVAVVGVGFTGLAIFWIMCCLKRNSEDGISSKLEKGGMSPEKAISRTQDANNRLVFFEGCNYAFDLEDLLRASAEVLGKGTFGMSYKAILEDGTSVVVKRLKELSVGKREFEQQMGIVGSIKHENVIELRAYYYSKDEKLTVCEYYSQGSVAAMLHGKRGEDRVPLTWETRIQIAIGAARGIARVHAETGGKLVHGNIKSSNIFLNSQNYGCISDIGLSTIMAQIATPIARAAGYRAPEITDTRKVTQASDVYSFGVLLLELLTGKSPVHTTSGDEVIHLVRWVHSVVREEWTGEVFDVELLKYPNIEEQMVEMLQIAMSCVARVADQRPKMGEVVKMVEDVRRNMDPRSRPESSMSSRQEVFETESSGQ from the exons atggaAATTTTCAAGTTTTTCTTGATGGGTTTGCTTTGGTTTGGAGCAAATGCATTAGTTCTTGAAGATGATAAAAGAGCATTGTTGGATTTCATGTACAATTTTCCACACTCACGCTCTTTGAACTGGGATTCAAACACAGTAGTGTGTAATCTTTGGACTGGAGTCACGTGCAGTGAAGATGGGTCACGTGTCATTGGTCTCCGGCTACCCGGAGTTGGGTTTCACGGCCATATTCCGGCTAACACTATCAGCAGACTCTCAGCATTGCAGATCTTAAGCCTTAGATCCAATGGTATTTCTGGCCCTTTTCCTGATGATTTTTATAACCTCAAGAACCTGTCTTTATTGTACCTTCAATTTAATGAGTTTACTGGTCCATTACCTCTTGATTTTACTGTTTGGAATAATTTTACAATTGTTAATCTTTCAAACAATAAGTTTAATGGGTCAATTCCTAGTTCAATTTCAAATTTAACCCATCTTTCTGCTTTGAATCTTGCTAATAACTTACTCATTGGTCAAATTCCTGATTTGGGTATTCATAGTTTGCAAGTACTTAATCTTTCTAACAATCATCTCAGTGGGGTAGTCCCAAAATCACTTCATAAGTTTCCAAAATCAGTTTTTATAGGTAACAATGTGTCTATAATGTATTCATCTGATGAGGTGCCTATTGTCATGCCTACTCATAAACCAAACCCTAGTTCAAAAAATAGTGCTAAGTTAAGTGAAAAAGCACTTTTAGGTATAATTGTTGCTGTTGTTGGTGTTGGTTTTACTGGTTTAGCAATCTTTTGGATAATGTGTTGTTTAAAAAGGAACAGTGAAGATGGGATATCTTCAAAGCTTGAAAAAGGTGGCATGTCTCCCGAAAAGGCGATTTCTAGAACGCAAGATGCGAATAATCGTTTGGTTTTTTTCGAGGGGTGTAATTATGCTTTTGATTTGGAAGATTTGTTACGAGCGTCTGCTGAGGTTTTGGGTAAGGGTACTTTCGGGATGTCGTATAAGGCGATTCTTGAAGACGGGACTTCGGTTGTGGTTAAGAGGTTGAAAGAATTAAGCGTAGGGAAACGGGAGTTCGAGCAACAAATGGGGATCGTTGGGAGTATTAAACACGAGAATGTTATCGAGTTGAGGGCTTATTACTACTCGAAAGATGAGAAGCTTACTGTTTGTGAGTATTATAGTCAAGGGAGTGTAGCTGCTATGTTACATG GTAAGAGAGGCGAAGACCGGGTCCCGTTGACTTGGGAAACCCGAATCCAGATAGCCATCGGTGCAGCCCGAGGCATTGCTCGGGTCCACGCAGAAACTGGCGGGAAACTTGTCCACGGCAACATAAAATCATCAAACATTTTTCTGAACTCTCAAAACTACGGGTGCATCTCCGATATCGGTTTATCAACAATCATGGCCCAAATTGCCACCCCTATCGCCCGGGCAGCAGGCTACCGGGCCCCAGAGATAACAGACACTCGAAAAGTCACTCAGGCTTCAGATGTCTACAGCTTCGGTGTCCTCTTACTCGAGCTTTTAACAGGCAAGTCGCCAGTTCACACCACAAGTGGCGATGAGGTCATTCATTTGGTTCGGTGGGTCCACTCGGTGGTTCGAGAAGAGTGGACGGGTGAAGTTTTTGATGTAGAATTACTAAAGTACCCCAACATTGAGGAACAGATGGTTGAGATGTTGCAGATTGCGATGTCTTGTGTAGCGAGGGTAGCGGATCAGAGACCGAAAATGGGGGAGGTCGTTAAAATGGTGGAAGATGTTAGACGGAATATGGACCCGAGGAGCCGACCCGAAAGTTCGATGAGTTCGCGGCAAGAGGTTTTTGAGACAGAGTCATCTGGTCAGTAA